One Cucumis sativus cultivar 9930 chromosome 1, Cucumber_9930_V3, whole genome shotgun sequence DNA segment encodes these proteins:
- the LOC116404324 gene encoding uncharacterized protein LOC116404324, which produces MEEQDKDMDKMRQDINNLGEQVSKILELLSAGKGKVVVETAQSSNPVQDTDDPIYPPGFTPRHMNATQSQTAQHYVAMNPLFDVPPPVPDIEQLEAQAKIQDMGQNENTPAKQKLDVLEERLRAIEGTDVYGNIDATQLCLVPGLIIPTKFKVPEFDKYDGSSCPRSHLIMYCRKMAAHIGNDKLLIHCFQDSLTGPATRWYIQLDNAHIHVWKDLADAFLKQYKHNIDMAPDRLDLQRMEKKSSESFKEYAQRWRDIAAEVQPPLTDKEMTFMFMNTLRAPFYDRMIGNATTNFSDIIVIGERIEYGIKHGRLIETSAEYGGLKKGATPKKKEGEVHAIGFPNLGNHKSTFGQRKHDQSFPSYISNVTHIPYNNYVPTHSPSGAPKLVNSNFSRPFVQGQGSKTNSETFRFDPIPMTYTELLPQLVHNRQLAPIPINPIQPPYPKWYDPNARCDYHAGGVGHSTENCLALKRKVQSLINAGWLSFKKAGEKPDVNNNPLPNHENSKVNAIDCFVGKCKNEVHEIRMPMETLFEGLFEAGYVSLEYLDPNIRYEGYDEGKRCIFHQGVAGHPIQRCCTFRSKVQQFMDSKILTVYEGQGKDEMKDNKICTLMGEVAKKENPFLPRPLTVFYQENRNKSSSCNPKQLIVEVPSPFKFKDLKAVPWRYDCQVITGPSVDNITGISGITRSGRCYKPDNLTAPSSSLTLGQGRKSEKRNVNEHDKEQDVEMSVTAKDIECKKPVTDEAANEFLKIVKQSEYKIIEQMHNTPARISLLSLFLNSEPHRKVLLDILNKAHVGHDISVEKFSGIIGSITSSNSIVFTDDEIPPEGLGHIKALHIQVKYKDYVIARVLVDNGSALNIMPKSTLLKLPVDMSYIKSSTMVVRAFDGSRREVIGDIELPIKIGPCTFNIVFQVMEITPTYSFLLGRPWIHSAGVVPSTLHQKLKFIVGSKMICLMGEEDFLITKPISTPYVEATEEALECSFRSFEIAHATMMEATAGEVIKSHMPKVTTKRMMRSGGYGLNQSLETLLNTPSNEGRFGLGYMPNVYDKIRLQKEKKKRCLEKQGMMVFDPSLKFIPALYDTFKSAGISYSSRDSDSKHCLLTKMESLSIAAVAQEASFEDETVYACPPNFELNNWDVFLSCILQIKHKSPNFFIDNIHKNEDVSNSSSTLDTLIYTMESDKESDDENAGRISSELLRLVEEEDKVLGPHQELVEVINLGSQEESKEVKIGTSMTSETRKKIINLLREYSDIFAWSYQDMPGLNTDIVVHRVPLKPECNPVRQKLRKMKPDILIKMKEEVQKQIEAGFLIVSKYPEWVANIVPVPKKDGKVRMCVDYRDLNRASPKDNFPLPHIDMLVDNTAGYSTFSFMDGFSGYNQIKMAEEDREKTTFITLWGTFCYKVMPFGLKNAGATYQRAMVTLFHDMMHKEIEVYVDDMIAKSKANEDHTTILQKLFDRLRKYQLKLNPSKCTFGATSGKLLGFIVSEEGIKVDPDKVKAIMDMPSPETEKEVRAFLGRLNYISRFISHLTPTCEPIFKLLRKNNPGKWNEDCEEAFNKIKQYLQSPPVLIPPAPGRPLILYLTVLEGSMGGVLGQHDLSGKKEHAIYYLSKKFTDYESKYSMLERTCCALVWTAHRLRQYMLYHTTWLISKMDPIKYIFEKPSLSGRIAKWQVLLSEYDIVYVTKKAIKGSALADHLAAQPVADYEPMSVDFPDENIFLVENDATDHETWIMLFDGASNELGHGIGVVLISPKGKVFPLTAKLCFECTHNIAEYEACIMGLQAAIDMSVKKLKVLGDSMLVIHQVKEEWETRDAKLVPYSQYIAKLSQNFEKISFDHVHREDNRMADALATLAVMFNLNLEYELYPIQITKRDAPTYCMNIENDNKPWYFDIKQYIKCREYPYGASKNDKRTIRRLAMNFFLSGEVLYKRNHDMVLLRCVDVEEAKQIMIEIHEGICGTHANGHTMARQILRSGYYWTTMESDCIKYARECKKCQIYMDRIHASASPLHVLSAPWPFFLWGIDVIGPIDPKASNGHRFILVAIDYFTKWIEAASYCNVTRGVVLKFIKKELICRYGLPEGIITDNAKNLNNKMMDELCEKFKINHRNSTPYRPKMNGAVEAANKNIKRIIEKMTTTYKDWHEILPFALHGYRTSVRTSTGATPFSLFLLITLSMYPYGILC; this is translated from the exons ATGGAAGAACAAGATAAAGACATGGATAAAATGAGACAAGATATTAATAATCTTGGGGaacaagtttcaaaaatactgGAATTGCTTTCAgcaggaaaaggaaaagtcgTCGTAGAAACAGCACAATCAAGTAATCCGGTTCAAGACACCGATGATCCCATTTATCCCCCAGGATTTACGCCACGCCACATGAACGCTACACAGTCTCAAACTGCTCAACACTATGTTGCTATGAATCCACTTTTTGATGTTCCACCTCCTGTCCCAGATATAGAACAATTGGAAGCTCAGGCTAAAATTCAAGACATGGGGCAAAATGAAAACACTCCGGCTAAGCAAAAACTAGATGTTTTGGAAGAAAGATTGCGAGCAATTGAAGGGACTGATGTTTATGGAAATATAGATGCAACACAGTTGTGTTTAGTACCGGGTTTGATCATTCcaacaaagtttaaagttcccgaatttgacaaatatgatggATCATCGTGTCCAAGGAGTCATCTTATAATGTATTGTAGAAAGATGGCAGCGCATATTGGTAATGATAAATTGTTGATCCATTGCTTTCAGGACAGTTTGACTGGTCCAGCTACTCGATGGTATATTCAATTAGATAATGCACACATTCATGTTTGGAAGGATTTAGCTGATGCATTTCTAAAGCAATACaaacataatattgatatggctccagatcgtttagacttacaacggatggagaagaaaagttcAGAAAGCTTTAAAGAATATGCTCAACGATGGAGAGATATAGCCGCAGAGGTTCAACCACCATTAACAGACAAAGAAATGacatttatgtttatgaataCTTTGCGGGCGCCGTTCTATGATCGAATGATTGGTAATGCTACAACCAATTTTTctgacattattgttattggtgaaagaattgaatatgGGATAAAACATGGGAGGTTAATAGAGACTTCAGCTGAGTATGGTGGATTAAAGAAAGGAGCAACAcctaagaagaaagaaggtgagGTTCATGCAATTGGTTTTCCTAATTTAGGGAACCACAAATCAACTTTTGGCCAAAGAAAACATGACCAAAGTTTTCCTTCATATATAAGCAATGTTACTCATATCCCTTATAACAACTATGTACCAACCCACTCTCCCTCTGGAGCCCCAAAACTTgttaattcaaacttttctcgACCGTTTGTACAAGGTCAGGGTAGCAAGACCAACTCAGAAACATTTCGATTTGACCCAATTCCTATGACATATACAGAGCTTTTACCTCAGCTAGTTCATAATCGACAGTTAGCTCCTATCCCAATAAATCCTATACAACCTCCTTATCCAAAATGGTATGATCCAAATGCTCGATGTGATTATCATGCCGGAGGAGTGGGACACTCAACTGAAAATTGTTTAGCTTTGAAAAGGAAGGTGCAATCTTTAATTAATGCTGGATGGTTGAGCTTCAAAAAAGCTGGTGAGAAGCCGGATGTCAACAACAATCCACTTCCTAatcatgaaaattcaaaagtgaaTGCGATAGATTGTTTTGTTGGAAAGTGTAAAAATGAAGTTCATGAGATAAGGATGCCTATGGAAACACTTTTTGAAGGTCTTTTTGAAGCAGGATATGTTAGTTTGGAATATTTAGACCCCAATATAAGATACGAAGGATACGATGAAGGCAAACGTTGTATATTCCATCAAGGAGTTGCAGGCCACCCTATCCAACGATGTTGTACATTTAGATCTAAAGTACAACAATTTATGGATTCGAAGATACTCACAGTATACGAAGGACAAGGAAAAGATGAGAtgaaagacaataaaatatgTACATTAATGGGTGAAGttgcaaaaaaggaaaatcccTTTTTACCAAGGCCTTTGACAGTCTTTTATCAAGAAAATCGTAATAAATCAAGTTCTTGCAATCCTAAACAACTCATTGTCGAAGTACCGAgtcctttcaaatttaaggATTTGAAAGCGGTGCCATGGCGGTATGATTGCCAAGTCATTACAGGTCCTTCAGTTGATAATATTACAGGAATCAGCGGGATAACTCGAAGTGGAAGATGTTATAAACCAGATAATTTAACAGCTCCTTCAAGTAGTTTAACATTGGGGCAAGGGAGGAAAagtgagaaaagaaatgtgaatGAACATGACAAAGAGCAGGATGTAGAGATGTCTGTCACAGCAAAAGATATAGAATGCAAAAAACCTGTTACAGATGAGGCAGCAAACGAATTcttgaaaatagtaaaacaaagTGAGTATAAGATCATAGAGCAAATGCATAATACTCCAGCTcgaatttctttattatctttgtttttaaattcagAGCCTCATCGCAAAGTGctattagatattttgaataaGGCACATGTTGGACATGACATTTCAGTGGAAAAGTTCAGCGGAATTATTGGAAGCATTACGTCTTCAAATTCTATAGTCTTCACGGATGATGAAATTCCCCCTGAAGGTTTAGGCCATATAAAAGCACTGCATATTCAAGTGAAGTACAAGGATTATGTTATAGCAAGAGTTTTAGTGGATAACGGTTCAGCTCTTAATATAATGCCTAAATCTACACTATTAAAGCTCCCAGTGGACATGTCATACATCAAATCAAGTACTATGGTAGTGAGAGCTTTTGATGGATCACGAAGAGAAGTAATTGGTGATATTGAATTACCAATCAAAATTGGCCCATGTACTTTCAATATAGTCTTtcaagtaatggagataacaCCTACTTACAGCTTTTTGTTAGGTCGTCCTTGGATTCACTCTGCAGGAGTGGTGCCATCTACATTGcatcaaaaattgaaatttattgttggGAGTAAGATGATTTGTTTAATGGGAGAGGAAGATTTTCTGATAACAAAACCGATATCAACCCCATATGTGGAGGCAACAGAAGAAGCTTTAGAGTGTTCTTTTCGCTCTTTTGAAATTGCTCATGCAACTATGATGGAAGCAACTGCAGGTGAAGTAATAAAGTCACACATGCCTAAAGTTACGACAAAAAGGATGATGAGAAGTGGAGGATATGGTTTGAATCAAAGCTTGGAAACACTTCTAAATACACCAAGCAATGAAGGGAGATTTGGTTTGGGTTATATGCCAAAcgtatatgataaaattaggcttcaaaaagaaaagaagaaaaggtgtTTGGAAAAGCAAGGGATGATGGTGTTTGATCCAAGTCTAAAATTTATACCAGCATTATATGATACTTTCAAGAGTGCTGGTATAAGTTACTCATCACGTGACTCTGATTCAAAACATTGTTTGTTAACAAAGATGGAGAGTTTATCAATTGCAGCAGTGGCACAAGAAGCATCATTTGAAGATGAAACAGTTTATGCATGTCCACCTAATTTTGAGCTTAACAATTGGGATGTT tttctttcttgcatcttgcaaattaaacacaaaagtccaaactttttcatagacaACATTCATAAGAACGAAGATGTTAGTAATTCCAGTTCTACCCTTGATACCTTAATATACACTATGGAATCTGACAAAGAGAGTGACGATGAAAATGCTGGGAGAATATCCTCAGAACTGTTAAGattagtagaagaagaagataaggtCTTAGGTCCTCACCAAGAGCTAGTTGAAGTAATCAATTTGGGTTCTCAGGAGGAATCAAAAGAGGTAAAAATTGGCACATCAATGACCAGTGAAactcgaaaaaaaataatcaatttgttACGTGAGTACTCAGATATTTTTGCTTGGAGTTATCAGGATATGCCGGGGTTAAATACGGATATTGTAGTACATCGTGTTCCTTTGAAGCCAGAATGCAATCCAGTAAGACAAAAGCTACGTAAAATGAAGCCTgatatattgattaaaatgaaagaggaagtacaaaaacaaattgaagcaGGATTCCTCATAGTCTCCAAATATCCTGAATGGGTGGCAAATATTGTTCCAGTACCTAAAAAAGACGGAAAAGTGAGAATGTGTGTGGACTATAGAGATTTAAATCGAGCTAGTCCAAAAGATAACTTCCCTTTACCTCACATCGACATGTTGGTGGATAACACTGCAGGATATTCAACTTTCTCCTTCATGGATGGTTTCTCAggatataatcaaatcaaaatggctgaagaagatagagaaaaaacaacattcattACCCTTTGGGGAACATTTTGCTACAAAGTAATGccttttggtttgaaaaatgCCGGGGCAACATATCAGCGAGCAATGGTTACACTTTTTCATGATATGATGCATAAGGAAATAGAGgtgtatgttgatgatatgattgcAAAATCCAAGGCAAATGAAGATCATACAACTATACTTCAAAAATTATTCGATCGGTTGAGAAAgtatcaattgaaattaaatccaTCCAAATGTACATTTGGGGCAACCTCGGGAAAACTGTTGGGATTCATTGTCAGTGAAGAAGGGATCAAAGTAGACCCAGATAAAGTGAAGGCTATCATGGACATGCCATCCCCTGAAACGGAAAAAGAAGTTCGAGCCTTTCTTGGAAGACTGAATTACATATCCAGATTTATCTCACATTTGACCCCAACTTGCGAACCAATCTTCAAGCTTTTACGTAAAAATAATCCAGGAAAATGGAATGAGGATTGTGAAGAagctttcaacaaaattaagcaatATCTACAAAGCCCACCTGTATTGATACCTCCAGCTCCAGGACGGCCGTTAATCCTATACTTGACGGTTTTAGAAGGTTCTATGGGTGGTGTTCTAGGACAACATGACTTATCAGGAAAGAAAGAGCatgctatttattatttaagcaAAAAATTCACCGATTATGAGTCGAAATACTCAATGTTAGAGCGAACTTGTTGTGCTTTGGTATGGACCGCTCACCGTTTGAGGCAATATATGTTATATCATACGACATGGCTTATTTCAAAAATGGATccaataaaatacatttttgagAAACCGTCATTATCTGGTAGAATTGCAAAGTGGCAAGTTTTGTTGTCAGAGTATGATATTGTTTATGTTACTAAAAAAGCAATAAAGGGAAGTGCGCTTGCTGATCATTTAGCTGCCCAACCAGTAGCAGATTACGAGCCAATGAGCGTTGATTTTCCTgatgaaaacatatttttagttgaaaatgaTGCTACGGATCATGAGACTTGGATTATGCTTTTTGATGGTGCCTCAAATGAGTTGGGACATGGGATTGGAGTTGTACTAATTTCCCCAAAAGGAAAGGTATTTCCCCTAACAGCTAAGTTATGTTTTGAATGCACTCACAATATCGCTGAATATGAAGCTTGTATTATGGGACTTCAAGCAGCAATCGACATGAGtgttaaaaagttgaaagttttggGTGACTCAATGCTAGTAATACATCAAGTCAAGGAAGAATGGGAAACAAGAGATGCTAAATTGGTTCCTTATAGCCAATACATCGCaaaattatctcaaaattttgagaaaatttcatttgacCATGTTCATAGGGAAGACAATCGAATGGCAGATGCATTAGCCACCCTGGCAGTCATgtttaatcttaatcttgagtatGAGCTTTATCCAATCCAAATTACGAAAAGAGATGCGCCGACATATTGcatgaatattgaaaatgacaaCAAGCCATGGTATTTTGATATCAAGCAATACATAAAGTGTAGAGAATATCCATATGGAGCTTCAAAGAATGACAAACGCACAATAAGAAGGTTGGCcatgaactttttcttaagtGGTGAagttctttataaaagaaaccatgATATGGTACTCCTTCGGTGTGTTGATGTGgaagaagcaaaacaaattatgataGAAATTCATGAAGGAATATGTGGAACACATGCTAACGGACATACTATGGCCAGACAAATACTTAGATCTGGTTATTATTGGACAACGATGGAATCAGACTGCATAAAATATGCAAGAGAATGTAAAAAGTGTCAAATTTATATGGATAGGATTCATGCATCAGCATCTCCATTGCATGTCTTGTCAGCACCATGGCCATTTTTTTTGTGGGGAATTGATGTTATTGGACCCATTGATCCTAaagcctcaaatggtcatcgTTTTATTCTTGTAGCCATTGATTACTTCACTAAATGGATAGAGGCGGCATCTTACTGCAATGTTACAAGAGGAGTGGTGCtcaagtttattaaaaaagagttGATCTGTCGTTATGGTCTACCAGAGGGTATTATTACAGATAATGCCAAGAAccttaataacaaaatgatggACGAACTTTGTGAGAAATTCAAGATCAATCACAGAAATTCGACTCCATATCGCCCCAAGATGAATGGGGCAGTTGAAGCagccaacaaaaatattaaaagaattattgagAAGATGACAACAACATACAAAGATTGGCATGAAATACTACCGTTTGCATTGCATGGATATCGCACATCAGTTCGTACTTCAACAGGGGCAACaccat